In one Corallococcus soli genomic region, the following are encoded:
- a CDS encoding B-box zinc finger protein: MAAPASTRCPSHPAAVAGWRCEQCECLLCPSCVETRRMGTVEYFACGRCGGTANVLLRHRSDSDFRQRLKDALRYPLTGPGLQTLVAVSLMLAVLRSLGVGIRLFQVLPLTLALGVFWTTFFALVRGAARGDADPESPDFSDIVRDNLWPGLRGLCVTVGVFLPAIARALFLAPPSADPFLLLVVGAPLETVLSPAALADPLTWGLALLGFLWLPWAWLLASMGQSILGALHPLRALACIRALGRAAATVMGVFVMLAIVHAAMHRQADAILEFQVFFLSRWFAEATTLIAPFAAANVLGLVLYVYGDALGYLPTREFMEPVLAHAVPERAPQPLRGGEPEAPPPEPADAALSAQEVASRLATFTQAVEARDVPQALALYTALRVLPRLNVSPTQHLFVGQAAAVEGNFPLSVEALEAAADAAPEEPTAPRALVLLARVQGEKMGNAVRAEEIYRYILHRYPDTDAARFAHAKVMPAA; the protein is encoded by the coding sequence ATGGCCGCCCCTGCCTCCACCCGGTGCCCGTCCCACCCCGCCGCCGTCGCCGGCTGGCGATGCGAGCAGTGCGAGTGCCTGCTGTGCCCCTCCTGCGTGGAGACCCGGCGCATGGGGACGGTGGAGTACTTCGCCTGCGGACGCTGTGGGGGCACCGCGAACGTGCTCCTGCGCCACCGCTCGGACTCCGACTTCCGGCAGCGCCTGAAGGACGCCCTGCGCTACCCGCTCACGGGCCCGGGCCTGCAGACGCTCGTCGCCGTCAGCCTGATGCTGGCCGTGCTGCGCTCGCTGGGCGTGGGCATCCGCCTCTTCCAGGTGCTGCCGCTGACCCTGGCGCTGGGCGTCTTCTGGACCACCTTCTTCGCACTCGTGCGCGGCGCGGCCCGGGGCGACGCGGATCCGGAGTCCCCCGACTTCAGCGACATCGTCCGGGACAACCTGTGGCCGGGCCTGCGCGGCCTGTGCGTCACCGTCGGCGTCTTCCTGCCCGCGATAGCGCGCGCCCTGTTCCTGGCCCCGCCGTCCGCGGACCCCTTCCTCCTCCTCGTGGTGGGCGCGCCCCTGGAGACCGTGCTGTCCCCCGCCGCGCTGGCGGACCCGCTCACCTGGGGCCTGGCGCTGCTGGGCTTCCTGTGGCTGCCGTGGGCGTGGCTGCTGGCCTCCATGGGCCAGTCCATCCTCGGCGCCCTCCACCCCTTGCGCGCGCTCGCGTGCATCCGGGCCCTGGGGCGCGCCGCGGCCACCGTGATGGGCGTGTTCGTGATGCTGGCCATCGTCCACGCGGCGATGCACCGGCAGGCGGACGCCATCCTGGAGTTCCAGGTCTTCTTCCTGTCGCGGTGGTTCGCGGAGGCGACCACGTTGATTGCCCCCTTCGCCGCCGCGAACGTGCTGGGGCTCGTGCTGTACGTGTACGGCGATGCGCTGGGCTACCTGCCCACGCGCGAGTTCATGGAGCCGGTGCTCGCCCACGCCGTCCCGGAGCGCGCCCCCCAGCCCCTGCGCGGCGGCGAACCGGAAGCCCCGCCCCCTGAGCCCGCGGACGCGGCGCTGTCCGCGCAGGAGGTGGCGTCGCGGCTGGCCACGTTCACGCAGGCGGTGGAGGCGCGCGACGTGCCGCAGGCGCTCGCCCTGTACACGGCCCTGCGCGTTCTGCCCCGTCTGAACGTTTCGCCCACGCAGCACCTGTTCGTCGGGCAGGCCGCGGCAGTGGAAGGAAACTTCCCACTGTCGGTCGAAGCGCTGGAGGCCGCGGCGGACGCGGCGCCCGAGGAGCCCACCGCGCCCCGCGCCCTGGTGCTGCTGGCGCGCGTGCAGGGGGAGAAGATGGGAAACGCGGTGCGCGCGGAGGAAATCTACCGGTACATCCTGCACCGCTATCCGGACACGGATGCCGCCCGTTTTGCCCATGCGAAGGTGATGCCCGCCGCATGA
- a CDS encoding carboxypeptidase-like regulatory domain-containing protein, with translation MGKRIRTYGWWGLLASALVVTGCDEAPSANRQEDSCAEPMSLRVQVVSSDGARIQGATVTATNLESNVSITGVTDDRGITTAINEHLAPSPIRVMATAGSHVTAAQRVEWTCDACHCTPVPAELTLELQD, from the coding sequence ATGGGGAAGCGGATTCGGACGTATGGATGGTGGGGGCTCCTCGCGAGCGCGCTGGTGGTGACGGGCTGTGACGAAGCCCCGAGCGCCAATCGCCAAGAGGACTCGTGCGCGGAGCCCATGTCGCTGCGGGTACAGGTGGTGTCGTCGGATGGCGCGCGCATCCAGGGGGCCACCGTGACGGCCACCAACCTGGAGAGCAACGTCAGCATCACCGGCGTGACGGATGACCGGGGCATCACCACGGCCATCAACGAGCACCTCGCGCCCAGCCCCATCCGGGTGATGGCCACTGCGGGCTCGCACGTCACGGCCGCGCAGCGCGTGGAGTGGACGTGTGACGCATGTCACTGCACGCCTGTTCCCGCCGAGCTGACCCTCGAATTGCAGGACTGA
- a CDS encoding ribonuclease HII: MSADSVEVLLQCSVTELTGRFVTQAQPIPQGLLEALEADPRQGAQGLARRLRSRQEKNRAEGQRLRHLLKFETELWEQGLLKVAGVDEAGMAPLAGPVVAAAAILPRGYRLRGLDDSKKILDPDKREALAEALKRDVVAWAVGQAEVEEIDRLNIYHAGLLAMRRAVEGLGLTPDYVLVDARTIPQCPSPQRGIIKGDSLSLSIAAASVLAKTTRDRLMAELDTRYPGYGLAAHKGYPTAQHVAAIQALGVLPIHRRSFGPVREALGLGQPSAPSPMQSDLFAATSEQVAKR, translated from the coding sequence ATGTCCGCAGACAGTGTGGAAGTGCTGCTCCAGTGCTCGGTCACCGAGCTGACGGGGCGGTTCGTCACCCAGGCACAGCCCATCCCCCAGGGCCTGCTGGAGGCGCTGGAAGCCGACCCCCGCCAGGGCGCGCAGGGCCTGGCCCGCCGGCTGCGCTCGCGCCAGGAGAAGAACCGGGCGGAGGGCCAGCGGCTGCGCCACCTGCTCAAGTTCGAGACGGAGCTGTGGGAGCAGGGGCTGCTGAAGGTGGCGGGCGTGGACGAGGCGGGCATGGCGCCGCTCGCGGGCCCCGTCGTCGCCGCCGCGGCCATCCTGCCCCGGGGCTACCGGCTGCGGGGGTTGGACGACTCGAAGAAGATTTTGGATCCGGACAAGCGCGAGGCGCTGGCGGAGGCCCTCAAGCGCGACGTGGTGGCGTGGGCGGTGGGCCAGGCGGAGGTGGAGGAGATTGATCGGCTCAATATCTACCACGCGGGCCTGCTGGCCATGCGCCGCGCGGTGGAGGGGCTGGGGCTGACGCCGGACTACGTGCTGGTGGACGCGCGCACGATCCCCCAGTGCCCGTCGCCGCAGCGGGGCATCATCAAGGGCGACTCGCTGTCGCTGAGCATCGCGGCGGCGTCGGTGCTGGCGAAGACGACGCGAGACCGGCTGATGGCGGAGCTGGACACGCGCTACCCGGGCTATGGGCTGGCGGCGCACAAGGGCTACCCCACCGCGCAGCACGTCGCGGCGATTCAAGCCCTGGGGGTGCTGCCCATCCACCGGAGGAGCTTCGGGCCGGTGCGCGAGGCGCTCGGCCTGGGGCAGCCTTCCGCGCCCTCCCCGATGCAGTCGGACCTGTTCGCCGCTACGTCTGAACAGGTGGCGAAGCGATGA
- a CDS encoding AHH domain-containing protein, protein MRVHRAVALLLLVWLTGCASGRMVRLETGQGSPVVFTPHSDEAGPVEVERREFKAAVARLARGVSLPANPEQAARRLMGVDARGGTYLFDPRTRRMTPMEGAALVSDMPLAEVELTRAYLRWCERTGRKGDCLHLLAENPTVTGDGRYALAMAMAQGVVLEEMLDAFKGMADPHAALSAALWTMTLYLVLWSVPEPVSKGLAAVMTATAIVYLGVDTFWTLIAGFKRLVEEADRATTFDELRDAGEGYGKVMGRNAARAFALLATVAVGNTAAGFASKVPTLPGSVQAAALAGGRAGIRLAAVGEVGAVAVTGEAVTVALAPNAVAMTARAMGGAAAAPVDAKGHDHHIATNKWWKSANNDGPWSPEFQKIFDKAGMSLDDPANIVHVKGHKGPHPLAYHERIFERLTGATRGCRTMQQCREALTEELRKLGQEIATPGTKLSRLVTGT, encoded by the coding sequence ATGAGGGTACATCGCGCTGTCGCGCTACTCCTGCTGGTTTGGCTGACAGGCTGTGCCTCAGGGCGCATGGTGCGCTTGGAAACAGGCCAGGGGTCGCCAGTCGTCTTCACGCCTCACAGCGACGAAGCCGGGCCGGTGGAGGTGGAGCGGCGCGAGTTCAAAGCGGCCGTGGCGAGGCTGGCGCGGGGCGTGAGTCTCCCGGCCAATCCCGAGCAGGCCGCGCGGCGCCTGATGGGAGTGGACGCCCGAGGCGGCACGTACCTCTTCGATCCGCGCACCCGGCGGATGACGCCAATGGAGGGGGCTGCACTGGTCTCCGACATGCCGCTAGCAGAGGTGGAGCTGACGCGGGCATATCTGCGTTGGTGCGAGCGCACCGGGCGCAAGGGCGACTGTCTGCATTTGCTGGCGGAGAATCCTACCGTCACCGGAGACGGGCGCTATGCGCTGGCCATGGCCATGGCTCAAGGGGTTGTCCTGGAAGAGATGCTGGATGCCTTCAAAGGGATGGCCGATCCGCATGCGGCGCTCTCGGCAGCGCTGTGGACCATGACCCTCTATCTGGTCCTCTGGTCGGTGCCCGAGCCGGTGAGCAAGGGCCTGGCTGCCGTGATGACGGCGACAGCCATTGTCTACCTCGGGGTGGACACCTTCTGGACGCTGATAGCGGGCTTCAAACGGCTGGTGGAAGAGGCGGACCGGGCCACCACGTTTGACGAACTCCGCGATGCGGGTGAGGGCTACGGCAAGGTGATGGGCCGGAACGCGGCGCGGGCCTTCGCGCTGCTGGCGACGGTGGCCGTCGGTAACACGGCTGCGGGCTTCGCCTCGAAGGTGCCGACTCTGCCCGGTTCAGTCCAGGCGGCAGCGCTGGCCGGGGGCCGCGCGGGTATCCGCCTTGCCGCCGTGGGCGAAGTAGGAGCGGTGGCGGTGACGGGCGAGGCTGTCACCGTGGCGCTGGCCCCCAACGCGGTGGCCATGACGGCACGGGCCATGGGGGGCGCGGCTGCCGCACCGGTAGACGCGAAGGGCCATGACCACCACATCGCTACGAACAAGTGGTGGAAGTCCGCGAACAATGACGGCCCGTGGTCGCCTGAGTTTCAGAAGATTTTCGACAAGGCGGGCATGTCGCTGGACGACCCGGCCAACATCGTCCACGTCAAGGGCCACAAGGGGCCGCACCCGCTGGCGTACCACGAGCGAATTTTCGAGCGGCTGACTGGTGCGACAAGAGGGTGCCGCACCATGCAGCAATGCCGCGAGGCGCTGACAGAGGAACTCCGCAAGTTGGGGCAGGAAATAGCCACTCCAGGCACCAAGCTCAGCAGGCTGGTGACGGGCACCTAG
- a CDS encoding YegP family protein: MNVYNFHTYMDAKSEWRWQLVAPNGRVVADSGEGYSSLSAVREAAQRVKDNAATATID; this comes from the coding sequence ATGAACGTCTACAACTTTCATACCTATATGGATGCCAAGAGCGAATGGCGCTGGCAACTGGTCGCACCCAATGGCCGCGTCGTGGCCGACTCGGGGGAGGGATACAGCAGTCTAAGCGCAGTTCGCGAGGCCGCTCAGCGCGTGAAGGACAATGCCGCGACGGCGACAATCGACTGA